One Amycolatopsis tolypomycina DNA segment encodes these proteins:
- a CDS encoding DUF1918 domain-containing protein, which yields MHAGVGDEIQVHGRTVGSAEQRGEILEVRGPDGAPPYLVRFADGHEGLVYPGPDCEVQAHAD from the coding sequence ATGCACGCAGGAGTAGGAGACGAAATCCAGGTGCACGGCCGGACGGTCGGGTCGGCCGAGCAGCGTGGCGAGATCCTCGAAGTCCGTGGCCCCGACGGCGCGCCGCCCTATCTGGTGCGGTTCGCCGACGGGCACGAGGGGCTCGTCTACCCCGGGCCCGACTGCGAAGTCCAGGCGCACGCCGACTAA
- a CDS encoding MFS transporter — protein sequence MSAPAPSRISVLAFGAFGVGTSGYIVAGLLPALTGELHVSATAAAQLVTAFAIAYAVGSPLFAAATGTWERRTLLVAALAVTGAGNLFAALAPGYGSLLVARVVTAVGAAVFTPAASAVAAELTAPERRGRAVALVFGGLTVALIFGVPLGSLISQHLGYRTAFALVAAFSLVSALAVRLALPTVAAPPRVGLAERFAAGRDPRVLVMLATTVLACLAAFMVYTFVSPLLAATANVHGTTVTVLLFCYGVGGAIGNFAGGRATDRWGSRRPLLVVTVAITAVMALLPLTTVTPVAAGISLFVWGLATWSFNPPVQHRLIELSPGHAGLVLSLNASAIYLGVGLSGVVGGAVLASGGPLLLPEVAAALTLVALLLVGAAWGRVREPREQVAVG from the coding sequence ATGTCCGCACCTGCTCCTTCGAGGATCTCCGTCCTCGCGTTCGGCGCCTTCGGCGTCGGGACCAGCGGCTACATCGTCGCCGGGCTGCTGCCCGCGCTGACCGGCGAGCTGCACGTCTCGGCCACGGCCGCGGCGCAGCTCGTCACCGCCTTCGCCATCGCCTACGCGGTCGGCTCGCCACTGTTCGCCGCCGCCACCGGCACCTGGGAACGCCGCACGCTGCTGGTCGCGGCGCTCGCCGTCACCGGCGCCGGCAACCTGTTCGCCGCGCTCGCGCCCGGCTACGGCTCGCTCCTGGTCGCCCGGGTGGTGACCGCGGTCGGCGCCGCGGTGTTCACGCCCGCGGCCAGCGCCGTGGCGGCCGAGCTGACCGCTCCCGAACGCCGCGGCCGCGCCGTCGCGCTGGTGTTCGGCGGCCTGACGGTCGCGCTCATCTTCGGCGTCCCGCTCGGCAGCCTCATCTCGCAGCACCTCGGCTACCGGACGGCGTTCGCGCTGGTCGCCGCGTTCTCGCTGGTGAGCGCGCTGGCCGTGCGCCTGGCGCTGCCCACGGTCGCGGCGCCGCCGCGGGTGGGCCTGGCCGAGCGGTTCGCCGCGGGCCGCGACCCGCGGGTGCTCGTCATGCTGGCCACGACGGTGCTCGCCTGCCTGGCCGCGTTCATGGTCTACACGTTCGTCTCGCCGCTGCTGGCCGCGACCGCGAACGTGCACGGCACGACCGTGACGGTGCTGCTCTTCTGCTACGGCGTCGGCGGCGCGATCGGCAACTTCGCCGGCGGCCGGGCGACCGACCGCTGGGGCTCGCGCCGGCCGCTCCTCGTGGTCACGGTGGCCATCACCGCGGTGATGGCGTTGCTGCCGCTGACGACGGTGACGCCGGTCGCGGCCGGGATCTCGCTGTTCGTCTGGGGGCTGGCGACGTGGTCGTTCAACCCGCCGGTGCAGCACCGCCTGATCGAGCTTTCGCCGGGCCACGCCGGTCTGGTGCTTTCGCTCAACGCGTCCGCGATCTACCTGGGCGTCGGCCTGTCCGGCGTGGTCGGCGGCGCGGTGCTCGCTTCGGGCGGCCCGCTGCTGCTGCCCGAGGTCGCGGCCGCGCTGACGCTCGTGGCCCTGCTGCTGGTGGGCGCGGCGTGGGGGCGGGTCCGCGAGCCTCGGGAACAGGTCGCCGTCGGTTAG
- a CDS encoding ArsR/SmtB family transcription factor, with the protein MAKHGTLPPLYYPAQEEITVEGVLRALADPVRLAIVRQLAATDEEISCSGLTVPVTKSTITHHLSILRQAGVVAGRQEGTTRYNSLRRKDLDALFPGLLNGVLAAPR; encoded by the coding sequence ATGGCCAAGCACGGGACCCTGCCGCCGCTCTACTACCCGGCGCAGGAGGAGATCACCGTCGAAGGCGTGCTGCGCGCCCTCGCCGACCCCGTCCGGCTGGCCATCGTGCGCCAGCTGGCGGCGACCGACGAGGAAATCTCGTGCAGCGGGCTGACCGTGCCGGTGACGAAGTCCACAATCACCCACCACCTGAGCATCCTGCGCCAGGCCGGTGTCGTGGCCGGCCGCCAGGAAGGCACGACACGGTACAACTCGTTGCGCCGCAAGGATCTTGACGCCCTGTTCCCGGGCCTGCTGAACGGCGTGCTGGCCGCTCCGCGCTGA
- a CDS encoding MFS transporter, with protein MPVALLALAIGAFGIGTTEFVMMGVLPQAAADFGVDIPTAGHLISAYALGVVVGAPLLTAVAVRLPRKTMLLAMMGLFTLGNALFALSPTQEFGVAFRFLAGLPHGAFFGAGAVVASSLVGQGERAKAVSLMFLGLTLANVIGVPLGTLLGQQVGWRATFGVVAVIGLVAIAAIAKLVPHQGKPPADASLRNELGAFKRPQVHLALAIVTFGLGGVFACLSYITPMLTDVAGYSPSNVTLLLSLAGVGMTIGNLLGGRLADRALMPSLYIALLALASVLGIFTITAQGKIGAAITIFFVGVAGFMIGPMMQARIMEKAGGTPSLVSAAVQSAFNIANSIGAYLGGLVIAGGLGLVAPNWVGALLAVFGLTLAIVSGTLDRREARAERRELALAS; from the coding sequence GTGCCCGTCGCGCTGCTCGCGCTCGCCATCGGAGCTTTCGGCATCGGGACCACCGAGTTCGTCATGATGGGCGTGCTGCCCCAGGCGGCCGCCGACTTCGGCGTCGACATCCCGACCGCCGGCCACCTCATCTCCGCCTACGCCCTCGGCGTCGTCGTCGGCGCCCCGCTGCTCACCGCGGTCGCCGTCCGGCTGCCGCGCAAGACCATGCTGCTGGCCATGATGGGCCTGTTCACGCTGGGCAACGCCCTCTTCGCGCTGTCGCCAACCCAGGAGTTCGGCGTCGCGTTCCGGTTCCTCGCCGGCCTGCCCCACGGCGCATTCTTCGGCGCCGGCGCCGTCGTCGCCTCCAGCCTCGTCGGCCAGGGCGAACGCGCCAAGGCCGTGTCACTGATGTTCCTCGGCCTGACGCTGGCCAACGTCATCGGCGTGCCGCTGGGCACGCTGCTGGGCCAGCAGGTCGGCTGGCGCGCCACGTTCGGCGTGGTCGCCGTGATCGGGCTGGTCGCCATCGCGGCCATCGCGAAGCTCGTCCCGCACCAGGGCAAGCCCCCGGCCGACGCGTCGCTGCGGAACGAGCTCGGCGCGTTCAAGCGGCCGCAGGTGCATTTGGCGCTGGCGATCGTCACGTTCGGGCTGGGCGGCGTGTTCGCCTGCCTGTCGTACATCACGCCGATGCTGACGGACGTCGCCGGCTACTCGCCGTCGAACGTCACGCTGCTGCTGTCCCTGGCCGGCGTCGGCATGACGATCGGCAACCTGCTCGGCGGCCGGCTGGCCGACCGAGCGCTGATGCCGAGCCTGTACATCGCGCTGCTGGCGCTGGCGTCGGTGCTGGGCATCTTCACGATCACGGCGCAGGGCAAGATCGGCGCGGCGATCACGATCTTCTTCGTCGGCGTCGCCGGGTTCATGATCGGCCCGATGATGCAGGCGCGGATCATGGAGAAGGCGGGCGGCACACCGTCCCTGGTGTCGGCCGCCGTCCAGTCCGCGTTCAACATCGCCAACTCGATCGGTGCGTACCTCGGCGGGCTCGTCATCGCCGGCGGGCTCGGCCTGGTCGCCCCGAACTGGGTCGGCGCGCTGCTGGCCGTCTTCGGACTCACCCTGGCGATCGTCTCGGGCACCTTGGACCGGCGCGAAGCCCGCGCCGAACGGCGTGAGCTCGCCCTCGCATCCTGA
- a CDS encoding DUF3017 domain-containing protein, whose translation MTMTEERREVSGHRPSRFSQLPFAAVLLVVAVAALRIFQYHWREGTALIGAALLLAAVLRAVLPAARAGLLAIRGKLVDVVTFTALAAAVLYVALTITGGPFGSP comes from the coding sequence ATGACGATGACCGAGGAGCGCCGGGAGGTGTCCGGTCACCGGCCGTCCCGGTTCAGCCAGCTCCCGTTCGCGGCGGTGCTGCTGGTGGTGGCCGTCGCGGCGCTGCGGATCTTCCAGTACCACTGGCGGGAGGGCACGGCGCTGATCGGCGCCGCGCTCCTCCTCGCCGCGGTGTTGCGGGCGGTGCTCCCGGCGGCCAGGGCCGGCCTGCTGGCCATCCGCGGAAAGCTCGTGGACGTGGTGACGTTCACGGCCCTCGCGGCGGCGGTCCTGTACGTGGCCCTGACGATCACCGGCGGCCCGTTCGGGTCTCCTTAG
- a CDS encoding bifunctional methylenetetrahydrofolate dehydrogenase/methenyltetrahydrofolate cyclohydrolase: MTAKILDGKATKNAIFAELEPRVAALAAKGVTPGLGTVLVGDDPGSHSYVRMKHADSGKIGINSIRRDLPADITQEKLEAVIDELNADPACHGYIVQLPLPKHLDANRVLERIDPEKDADGLAPVSLGRLVLGQRGALPCTPYGIIELLKRHGVELNGARVTVVGRGITVGRTLGLLLTRRSENATVTLCHTGTRDLAAEVRRADVVVAAAGVPGIITPDMVAPGAAVLDVGVSHVDGKLTGDVHPGVAEVAGWISPNPGGVGPMTRAMLVSNVVEAAERSVAGR, translated from the coding sequence GTGACGGCGAAGATTCTCGACGGCAAGGCCACCAAGAACGCCATTTTCGCGGAGCTCGAGCCCCGCGTCGCGGCCCTCGCCGCGAAGGGGGTGACGCCCGGCCTCGGCACCGTCCTGGTCGGCGACGACCCCGGGTCGCACTCGTACGTGCGGATGAAGCACGCCGACAGCGGCAAGATCGGCATCAACTCGATCCGCCGCGACCTGCCGGCCGACATCACCCAGGAGAAGCTCGAAGCCGTCATCGACGAGCTGAACGCCGACCCGGCCTGCCACGGCTACATCGTCCAGCTGCCGCTGCCGAAGCACCTCGACGCGAACCGCGTGCTCGAGCGGATCGACCCGGAGAAGGACGCCGACGGCCTCGCGCCGGTCAGCCTCGGCCGGCTCGTGCTGGGCCAGCGGGGTGCGCTGCCGTGCACGCCGTACGGGATCATCGAGCTGCTCAAGCGCCACGGCGTCGAGCTGAACGGCGCGCGCGTCACCGTGGTCGGCCGCGGCATCACCGTCGGCCGCACGCTGGGCCTGCTGCTGACCCGCCGCAGCGAGAACGCCACCGTGACGCTCTGCCACACCGGCACCCGCGACCTCGCCGCCGAGGTCCGCCGCGCCGACGTCGTGGTCGCCGCGGCCGGCGTGCCGGGGATCATCACGCCGGACATGGTGGCGCCGGGCGCCGCGGTGCTCGACGTCGGCGTGTCCCATGTGGACGGCAAGCTCACCGGCGACGTCCACCCGGGAGTCGCCGAGGTGGCCGGCTGGATCTCGCCGAACCCGGGCGGCGTCGGCCCGATGACCAGGGCGATGCTGGTCAGCAACGTCGTCGAAGCGGCGGAGCGCTCGGTCGCGGGCCGATGA
- a CDS encoding TNT domain-containing protein (This protein contains a domain related to Tuberculosis Necrotizing Toxin, which is the C-terminal effector domain of outer membrane channel protein CpnT, and which has a lethal NAD+-glycohydrolase activity.), translated as MRVAQPTTQLNATEQDTLVKQIGLALLRAAPRDWRKVTAEYRAVGRYHELAGEIVTEDGTVHEWLATHDIATLFGRLRGGMYRDGRGTWFNARYQLDHPSSYNLEYNRDEPVWNLAPPPQAYSDELRMFPRTEDNVPEWLIRRMSGLGPEQPGPHFRIARIFDTVGPAGRPVINRPDLEVDEQDRLLEYLEHAPLVVPERGYDIDRLAATPEATVPVAFHSDGQWIWPAAVNFYLHKYGVSPEPDLVEHVRSVGFKLPPVDEPTLQAAAAYLTRGNQPPPQQRPAGPPPQGPPPQGPPPQGLPPQGPPPQGPPVQQAPAGPPVAPVAPVAPVAPVAPPPVAPPQQHQEPPAPAAEAPLSEEHEYAPEAEERYDDQEFDDRFAEEDHQYGEAEYAQQPEHAAGSNGSAPEPGRVPDLDETAEYVPDQPIGQESPALPGEEPAGHREDEARDDEAGHAFDTGQADEPAHAFQADQPSQHDEEPFRPERHDDEQAHAAFQSPRHDEDPDHAGFQAPRHDEDPAHAGFQPSRHEDPAQAAFQPPRHDEEPAHASFQPPHHDDPAQAAFQPPRHDEEPAHASFQPPHHDDPAQAAFQPPRHDEEPAHAGFQAPRHDEEPAHAGFQPPRQEGEAPQAFQPPGQPARRPEQPAFDPGPPTMITQPEVPGVLPVPEPPAPQPAAQAEAPRPGRRALRRETPDHPVLAGLQAKLDELDIPESGYKLGEPAEHGWSVEEVEDGWRVGWYDGKLSNPAVFGDAEDAAAFMLGKVLLNPEGHVPAEEPPAPEPEPEPEPEPEPAPQRVVATLSPEVATGSYPVRKPEPPVPPQEQTAFTSAEELFGDLEDDEPPMPPRQPAPAGPPPVAQQAGPPPAPPRREPPSAPTVLAPPVPQGAPPAPPRREEPARPAVNGGGGGGQQQWPIGPLAGEPPLTLFRGKELRELPAGSELDRFGGPNGNLTYAAGTPFAERSLVPEWVNRPYHVYRVQRPLETLAGVAIPWFNQPGGGSAYLLPASIEELLAEGDLIELDPGEPPID; from the coding sequence GTGCGGGTGGCACAACCGACGACGCAGCTGAACGCGACCGAGCAGGACACCCTGGTCAAGCAGATCGGACTTGCCCTGCTCCGTGCCGCCCCGCGCGACTGGCGCAAGGTCACCGCGGAGTACCGAGCCGTCGGCAGGTACCACGAGCTGGCCGGCGAGATCGTCACCGAGGACGGCACGGTGCACGAGTGGCTCGCCACCCACGACATCGCGACCCTGTTCGGCAGGCTGCGCGGCGGCATGTACCGCGACGGCCGCGGAACGTGGTTCAACGCGCGCTACCAGCTCGACCACCCGTCCAGTTACAACCTCGAGTACAACCGCGACGAGCCGGTGTGGAACCTCGCGCCGCCGCCGCAGGCCTACTCCGACGAACTGCGGATGTTCCCGCGCACCGAGGACAACGTGCCCGAGTGGCTGATCCGGCGGATGTCCGGGCTCGGCCCGGAGCAGCCGGGGCCGCACTTCCGGATCGCCCGGATCTTCGACACCGTCGGCCCGGCGGGCCGCCCGGTGATCAACCGCCCCGACCTCGAGGTCGACGAGCAGGACAGGCTCCTGGAGTACCTGGAGCACGCGCCGCTGGTGGTGCCCGAGCGCGGCTACGACATCGACCGGCTGGCCGCGACCCCGGAGGCCACCGTCCCGGTCGCCTTCCACAGCGACGGCCAGTGGATCTGGCCCGCCGCCGTCAACTTCTACCTGCACAAGTACGGCGTTTCCCCCGAACCGGACCTGGTCGAGCACGTCCGCTCGGTCGGCTTCAAGCTGCCGCCGGTGGACGAGCCGACGCTGCAGGCCGCCGCCGCGTACCTGACCCGGGGCAACCAGCCGCCGCCGCAGCAGCGCCCGGCCGGGCCGCCGCCGCAGGGTCCGCCGCCCCAGGGTCCGCCGCCCCAGGGCCTGCCGCCGCAGGGACCGCCGCCGCAGGGTCCTCCGGTGCAGCAGGCGCCCGCCGGTCCGCCGGTCGCTCCGGTCGCTCCGGTTGCGCCGGTCGCGCCGGTTGCGCCCCCGCCGGTCGCTCCGCCGCAGCAGCACCAGGAACCGCCCGCCCCGGCGGCGGAGGCGCCGCTCTCGGAGGAGCACGAGTACGCGCCGGAGGCCGAAGAGCGCTACGACGACCAGGAGTTCGACGACCGCTTCGCCGAAGAGGATCACCAGTACGGCGAAGCGGAGTACGCCCAGCAGCCGGAGCACGCGGCCGGGTCGAACGGATCGGCGCCGGAACCGGGCCGGGTGCCCGACCTCGACGAGACCGCCGAATACGTCCCCGACCAGCCGATCGGGCAGGAGTCGCCGGCACTCCCCGGGGAGGAGCCGGCGGGTCACCGGGAGGACGAGGCACGGGACGACGAGGCGGGCCACGCCTTCGACACCGGCCAGGCGGACGAACCGGCGCACGCCTTCCAGGCCGACCAGCCGTCGCAGCACGACGAGGAGCCTTTCCGGCCCGAGCGCCACGACGACGAGCAGGCTCACGCGGCGTTCCAGTCCCCGAGGCACGACGAGGACCCGGACCACGCCGGCTTCCAGGCCCCGCGCCACGACGAGGACCCGGCCCACGCGGGCTTCCAACCGTCACGCCACGAGGACCCGGCCCAGGCCGCGTTCCAACCCCCACGCCACGACGAAGAACCCGCCCACGCCAGCTTCCAACCGCCACACCACGACGACCCGGCCCAGGCCGCGTTCCAACCCCCACGCCACGACGAAGAACCCGCCCACGCCAGCTTCCAACCGCCACACCACGACGACCCGGCCCAGGCCGCGTTCCAACCCCCACGCCACGACGAAGAACCGGCTCACGCCGGCTTCCAGGCCCCGCGCCACGACGAAGAGCCCGCCCACGCCGGCTTCCAGCCGCCGCGGCAGGAGGGTGAGGCGCCGCAGGCCTTCCAGCCGCCGGGGCAGCCCGCTCGGCGGCCGGAGCAGCCCGCGTTCGATCCGGGCCCGCCGACCATGATCACCCAGCCCGAAGTCCCCGGTGTGCTGCCGGTGCCGGAGCCGCCCGCCCCGCAACCCGCGGCCCAGGCGGAGGCGCCCCGGCCGGGCCGCAGGGCGCTGCGACGCGAGACCCCGGACCACCCGGTGCTCGCCGGCCTGCAGGCCAAGCTCGACGAGCTCGACATCCCCGAAAGCGGCTACAAGCTGGGCGAACCCGCCGAGCACGGGTGGAGCGTCGAAGAGGTCGAGGACGGCTGGCGCGTCGGCTGGTACGACGGCAAGCTCAGCAACCCCGCGGTCTTCGGCGACGCCGAGGACGCCGCCGCGTTCATGCTCGGCAAGGTGCTGCTCAACCCGGAGGGCCACGTGCCCGCCGAGGAGCCGCCCGCCCCGGAGCCGGAACCCGAGCCCGAGCCCGAGCCGGAACCGGCGCCGCAGCGGGTCGTCGCGACGCTTTCGCCCGAGGTCGCGACCGGCTCGTACCCGGTCCGCAAGCCCGAGCCGCCGGTGCCGCCGCAGGAACAGACGGCGTTCACCAGCGCCGAGGAGCTCTTCGGCGACCTCGAAGACGACGAGCCGCCGATGCCCCCGCGTCAGCCCGCTCCGGCCGGTCCGCCGCCCGTGGCGCAGCAGGCCGGTCCGCCGCCCGCACCGCCGCGGCGCGAGCCGCCGTCGGCGCCGACGGTGCTGGCTCCGCCGGTGCCGCAGGGTGCTCCGCCGGCGCCGCCGCGCCGGGAGGAACCGGCCCGCCCGGCCGTCAACGGCGGGGGTGGCGGTGGCCAGCAGCAGTGGCCGATCGGGCCGCTGGCCGGCGAGCCGCCGCTGACGCTGTTCCGCGGCAAGGAGCTGCGCGAGCTGCCCGCGGGCAGCGAACTGGACCGCTTCGGCGGCCCGAACGGCAACCTGACGTACGCGGCGGGCACCCCGTTCGCCGAGCGGTCGCTGGTGCCGGAGTGGGTCAACCGCCCGTACCACGTCTACCGGGTGCAGCGGCCGCTGGAGACGCTGGCCGGCGTCGCGATCCCGTGGTTCAACCAGCCGGGCGGCGGGTCGGCGTACCTGCTGCCGGCGTCGATCGAGGAGCTGCTGGCCGAAGGCGACCTGATCGAGCTCGACCCGGGCGAACCCCCGATCGACTGA
- a CDS encoding pentapeptide repeat-containing protein, which yields MLETGEDYREAVLSGQWWEKRRFTGCDFTGADLSGLRTRGCTFDECVFTRADLSRSRHDASAFRSCTFDRTVLVESRWTSCSLLGSSFRDSGFGGMALTECDLSLASLAKARLRKLGLSGLRLREANLTEADLTGADLRGSDLTGARLQATKLEGADLRGARLDANALVQADLKGAEVDVETAIAFAAAHGLVIR from the coding sequence GTGCTGGAGACCGGGGAGGACTACCGCGAAGCGGTGTTGTCCGGGCAGTGGTGGGAAAAGCGGCGGTTCACCGGCTGCGACTTCACCGGCGCGGACCTGAGCGGGCTGCGGACGCGCGGCTGCACCTTCGACGAGTGCGTGTTCACGCGGGCCGACCTGTCGCGCTCGCGGCACGACGCGTCCGCGTTCCGCTCGTGCACCTTCGACCGCACGGTGCTCGTCGAAAGCCGCTGGACGTCGTGCTCGCTGCTCGGCTCCTCGTTCCGCGACAGCGGGTTCGGCGGGATGGCGCTCACCGAGTGCGATCTCTCCCTGGCGTCGCTGGCGAAGGCGCGGCTGCGCAAGCTCGGGCTGTCGGGCCTGCGGCTGCGGGAAGCCAACCTGACCGAAGCCGACCTCACCGGCGCCGACCTCCGCGGCAGCGACCTGACCGGCGCCCGCCTGCAGGCCACGAAACTCGAGGGCGCCGACCTGCGCGGGGCACGTCTCGACGCCAACGCCCTGGTGCAGGCCGACTTGAAGGGCGCGGAGGTCGACGTCGAAACGGCGATCGCCTTCGCCGCCGCGCACGGCCTGGTCATCCGCTGA
- a CDS encoding VOC family protein, with translation MVKPVPDGYTTVTPWIIGHDTDGLLDFLKRAFDAEELGRVVGEDGKIGHAEVRIGDAVVMAFDSPDGWAATPAFLRLYVPDSEETQRRAIEAGATEVTRQTVLFFGDRVGRVRDPFGNLWWIQTRLEDLDEAELARRAQLPEYVEAMDYVTGSRP, from the coding sequence ATGGTCAAGCCCGTTCCCGACGGCTACACGACGGTCACCCCGTGGATCATCGGCCACGACACCGACGGCCTGCTCGACTTCCTGAAACGCGCCTTCGACGCCGAAGAACTCGGCCGGGTCGTCGGCGAGGACGGGAAGATCGGGCACGCCGAGGTCCGCATCGGCGACGCCGTGGTGATGGCGTTCGACTCGCCGGACGGCTGGGCCGCCACCCCCGCCTTCCTGCGGCTCTACGTCCCGGACAGTGAGGAGACGCAGCGCCGCGCGATCGAAGCCGGCGCCACCGAGGTCACCCGGCAGACCGTGCTGTTCTTCGGCGATCGCGTCGGACGCGTACGCGATCCCTTCGGCAACCTCTGGTGGATCCAGACGCGGCTGGAGGACCTGGACGAAGCCGAGCTGGCGCGGCGAGCGCAGCTGCCCGAGTACGTCGAGGCGATGGACTACGTCACGGGTTCGAGGCCCTAA
- a CDS encoding class I SAM-dependent methyltransferase produces the protein MPDHDYVDPFLASLYDAFNPRESSGDFAFYLPMIMAAESVLDIGCGTGSLLHWARESGHTGRLVGLDPAEGMLIQARRRTDVEWVLGDLSTTSWAAEFDFAVMTGHAFQVLLTDDELRTTFSAIHRALKPGGRFGFETRNPAARAWERWTPSHVWEAGDVRSWNDAGPFENGYVTFKATYESPSWDAPQYSESTLRFLDVPSLNAFVEEAGLVVDEQYGYWDRSPVTDASPEIVTIVRRPLT, from the coding sequence ATGCCGGACCACGACTACGTCGATCCGTTCCTGGCCTCCCTCTACGACGCGTTCAACCCGCGGGAGAGCAGTGGCGACTTCGCCTTCTACCTGCCGATGATCATGGCCGCGGAGTCCGTGCTGGACATCGGCTGCGGCACCGGCTCGCTCCTGCACTGGGCCCGCGAATCCGGCCACACCGGACGGCTCGTCGGGCTCGACCCCGCCGAGGGCATGCTCATCCAGGCCCGCCGCCGCACCGACGTCGAATGGGTGCTCGGCGATCTGTCGACCACGTCTTGGGCCGCGGAGTTCGACTTCGCGGTGATGACCGGGCACGCGTTCCAGGTGCTGCTGACCGACGACGAGCTGCGCACGACGTTCTCGGCGATCCACCGCGCGCTGAAGCCGGGCGGCCGGTTCGGCTTCGAGACCCGCAACCCGGCCGCCCGCGCGTGGGAGCGCTGGACGCCTTCGCACGTCTGGGAAGCCGGGGACGTCCGCTCGTGGAACGACGCCGGGCCGTTCGAGAACGGGTACGTCACGTTCAAGGCGACGTACGAGAGCCCGAGCTGGGACGCGCCCCAGTACAGCGAGAGCACCCTGCGTTTCCTCGACGTCCCTTCGCTGAACGCGTTCGTCGAGGAGGCCGGCCTTGTCGTCGACGAGCAGTACGGCTACTGGGACCGCTCGCCGGTGACCGACGCGAGCCCGGAAATCGTCACGATCGTCCGGCGGCCCCTCACCTGA